In Acaryochloris marina S15, a single genomic region encodes these proteins:
- a CDS encoding 1-acyl-sn-glycerol-3-phosphate acyltransferase has protein sequence MPKFVSKAQPPLAFIPQRLTPWVIETVRFLLPAWMPWKLSVTSVEAENLKVLVKLYQEFQAGNTRFLMAFRHPSTKDPFAMSYMLWRLVPKEARKTGIRFKRPTYSHFMYDRGIPLWAGEFVSWLFPRLGGTPILRGKADRMGLRAAREIFANSPYPIAIAPEGGTNEHNELVSPLEPGVAQMGFWCIEDLQKANRSESVYIVPLRIRYRYVSPPWQAIKELLDQLEAQMELPAEVSPPGLLKDPEKDVLYGRVLRLGECLLVEMDRFYSKYYHLSRPEIEPVPYDPSDRNAKLAFQLKQQLDIALQAAESYFGLTAKGEIVDRCRRLEQASFDRIYRQDLDQLTPVERGMADWLAQEASLRIGHMRMVERLTMVNGTYILEKPTGDRFAEIVLIMWKIITFLQGGDSHSPPQLGTQSLKLTISDPISVTDRWPTYSANRKGARKAVDELTQSIQTALEDLNVIEP, from the coding sequence TTGCCCAAGTTCGTTTCTAAAGCTCAACCGCCTCTAGCATTTATTCCGCAACGTCTCACGCCTTGGGTGATAGAAACCGTCCGTTTTCTGTTACCGGCCTGGATGCCCTGGAAGCTCTCTGTTACGTCCGTTGAAGCCGAAAACTTAAAGGTTTTAGTCAAGCTGTACCAGGAGTTTCAGGCCGGTAATACTCGGTTCTTGATGGCCTTCCGGCATCCTAGTACCAAAGATCCCTTTGCCATGTCTTATATGCTGTGGCGGCTAGTTCCCAAGGAAGCGCGCAAAACAGGGATTCGCTTTAAGCGGCCTACCTACAGCCACTTTATGTACGACCGCGGTATTCCCCTATGGGCAGGGGAATTTGTATCTTGGTTATTCCCCAGATTGGGGGGGACACCGATTCTTAGGGGGAAAGCGGATCGGATGGGCTTGCGGGCAGCTCGTGAAATCTTTGCCAATAGCCCTTATCCCATTGCCATCGCACCAGAAGGAGGCACCAATGAACATAATGAGTTGGTGAGTCCGTTAGAGCCGGGTGTCGCCCAAATGGGCTTTTGGTGTATCGAAGACTTGCAGAAAGCGAATCGGTCGGAATCAGTCTACATTGTGCCGTTACGGATTCGGTATCGCTATGTTTCTCCTCCTTGGCAAGCCATCAAAGAGTTACTGGATCAGCTGGAAGCTCAAATGGAATTGCCAGCTGAAGTGTCTCCGCCAGGCCTCCTCAAAGATCCTGAAAAAGATGTTTTATATGGTCGAGTGCTGCGCTTGGGTGAGTGTCTTCTGGTAGAAATGGATCGGTTCTATAGCAAGTACTACCATTTGTCTCGTCCAGAGATAGAGCCGGTGCCCTATGACCCCTCTGATCGCAATGCCAAACTTGCCTTTCAACTGAAACAGCAATTAGATATCGCACTGCAAGCTGCTGAATCCTACTTTGGTCTCACGGCTAAAGGAGAGATCGTGGATCGTTGTCGGCGTCTAGAGCAGGCGAGTTTTGATCGCATTTATCGGCAAGACTTGGATCAGCTGACTCCTGTTGAACGGGGGATGGCGGATTGGTTAGCCCAAGAGGCGAGTCTCCGAATTGGACATATGCGGATGGTTGAGCGGCTAACCATGGTGAATGGCACCTATATTTTGGAGAAACCGACCGGAGATCGATTTGCCGAGATTGTTCTGATTATGTGGAAAATTATCACCTTCCTTCAAGGGGGCGATTCCCATTCTCCGCCACAGCTAGGGACCCAATCCTTGAAGCTGACCATTAGTGATCCTATTTCCG
- a CDS encoding RibD family protein, which translates to MAETPLQRPTTTVVLAMSADGKIADAQHSPPEFGSAEDYAHLERQVAAADGILFGSATLKAGETAMRVVTQDLINARLDRGQPEQPAQIVCTRSGDLDPNLRFFQQAVPHWLVTTQAGGQSWQEKSHFEQIFTYETATQSIDWAQALAAMAALGIRNIAVLGGGQIVAALLAEDLIDELHLTVCPILLGGKSTPTPVAGKGWLQQDAPWLELLSVKQVENELFLHYRRRR; encoded by the coding sequence ATGGCCGAAACACCCCTACAGCGACCCACTACAACCGTTGTCTTGGCGATGAGTGCAGACGGCAAAATTGCCGATGCCCAACATTCTCCCCCTGAGTTTGGGTCTGCTGAAGATTATGCCCATTTAGAGCGACAGGTTGCGGCGGCTGATGGCATACTTTTTGGATCGGCCACCCTCAAAGCGGGGGAAACCGCTATGCGAGTGGTGACCCAAGATCTCATTAATGCTCGATTAGATCGGGGCCAGCCTGAACAACCAGCCCAAATTGTCTGTACGCGTTCGGGGGATTTAGACCCCAACCTCAGATTCTTCCAACAAGCCGTTCCCCATTGGCTAGTCACCACCCAAGCGGGTGGGCAGTCCTGGCAAGAAAAATCCCATTTCGAGCAAATTTTCACTTATGAAACAGCTACCCAATCCATCGATTGGGCTCAGGCACTTGCAGCAATGGCCGCATTAGGAATTCGCAACATAGCAGTCCTTGGAGGAGGCCAAATTGTGGCAGCCCTGTTAGCAGAAGATTTAATTGATGAGCTTCACCTAACTGTTTGCCCGATCTTGCTTGGGGGGAAATCAACCCCCACCCCTGTCGCTGGCAAAGGCTGGCTACAACAAGATGCACCTTGGCTAGAGCTGCTTTCCGTTAAGCAAGTTGAGAACGAGTTATTTTTGCACTATCGTCGCCGTCGTTAG